One genomic segment of Passer domesticus isolate bPasDom1 chromosome 21, bPasDom1.hap1, whole genome shotgun sequence includes these proteins:
- the LRRC25 gene encoding leucine-rich repeat-containing protein 25, which yields MAGVGHTWTRRDTRTPQGDTRTGTGAGSHGGTRTPGGGHGHGVTPRGRGGGHGGTRMDTAGWPWRDTDTGGGSDTGRGHDHEALGTLRRRHGEATPAWGQPPCQATQPQSPLAPTGPGVPSHSGGPPTLGGGPCAAAGEGLCAHERVPHPSGHRGHRDPQPAPGGCSAPQKGPGGLAGSGGAEVGVLPPCPPRGPATPWQGDTGQPDPPVPLPHTRQRRPERRGRTMGVPAAPLLLLLLPLPASPFLIVSPCFPLVLNFSDELDLSNRSSGCAELDWSPFWRQRRLLLRNNGIEALSPSARLGPRLEELDLAGNRLRELPRGFFSNATALRSLSLEGNPLPAVPPAAFQPALSSLTVSCRCDLLGTVLAPCARPGIACLCFTSHRRPFNVTEFHGRECGPGAGLVAAVAAAVAALVAALVAALVAAVRCRRRRAGAAAGGAGRGKPEPAGGLRQPRYISRDTGSGGGTDGPDYENVFVSAGTAPGGPRGWAPAGREPRCSPQVLLDEDYFLESDAGDQPIYANTLGPAEDIYIIAEQ from the exons ATGGCAGGGGTTGGGCATACATGGACACGGAGGGACACGCGGACACCACAgggggacacacggacagggacGGGAGCGGGGAGTCACGGAGGGACTCGGACACCAGGGGGCGGACACGGACACGGTGTGACACCGCGGGGACGCGGTGGGGGACACGGAGGGACGAGGATGGACACAGCGGGGTGGCCGTGGAGGGACACGGACACCGGAGGGGGCTCGGACACGGGGAGGGGACACGACCACGAGGCACTCGGGACACTGAGACGGAGACACGGGGAGGCGACACCGGCGTGGGGACAGCCACCGTGCCAGGCGACGCAGCCACAGAGCCCCCTGGCTCCCACCGGCCCCGGGGTCCCCTCACACTCGGGGGGTCCCCCCACACTCGgggggggtccctgtgctgcCGCAGGGGAGGGTCTGTGTGCCCACGAGCGTGTCCCCCACCCCTCGGGTCACCGGGGTCACCGGGACCCTCAGCCAGCGCCAGGGGGATGCTCAGCACCCCAAAAAGGACCGGGGGGTCTGGCAGGGTCAGGGGGTGCCGAGGTGGGGGTGCTGCCCCCCTGCCCCCCCCGGGGGCCGGCTACGCCCTGGCAGGGTGACACGGGACAGCCGGACCCGCCTGTTCCTCTTCCCCACACCAGGCAGCGGCGGCCGGAGCGCAG GGGAAGGACCATGGGGGTCCCtgcggccccgctgctgctgctgctgctgccgctgcccgcGAGCCCCTTCCTCATCGTGTCCCCGTGTTTCCCCTTGGTGCTGAACTTCTCCGATGAGCTGGACCTGAGCAACAGGAGCAGCGGCTGTGCCGAGCTGGACTGGAGCCCGTTCtggcggcagcggcggctgcTGCTCAGGAACAACGGCATCGAGGCGCTGAGCCCCTCGGCCCGCCTGGGGCCGcgcctggaggagctggaccTGGCGGGGAACCGGCTGCGGGAGCTGCCCCGCGGCTTCTTCAGCAACGCCACGGCGCTGCGGAGCCTGAGCCTGGAGGGGAACCCCCTGCCCGCCGTGCCCCCCGCCGCCTTCCAGCCCGCGCTCAGCTCCCTCACCGTGTCGTGCCGCTGCGACCTGCTGGGCACGGTGCTGGCGCCCTGCGCCCGCCCGGGCATCGCCTGCCTGTGCTTCACATCCCACCGGCGTCCCTTCAACGTCACCGAGTTCCACGGCCGGGAGTGCGGGCCCGGCGCGGGGCTGGTGGCCGCGGTGGCCGCGGCGGTGGCCGCGCTGGTGGCAGCGCTGGTGGCCGCGCTGGTGGCCGCGGTTCGGTGCCGGCGGAGGAGAGCGGGAGccgcggcgggcggcgcgggcagGGGGAAGCCGGAGCCCGCTGGAGGCCTGCGGCAGCCGCGCTACATCAGCCGGGAcaccgggagcggcggcggcaccgACGGCCCCGACTACGAGAACGTGTTCGTGAGCGCCGGCACGGCCCCGGGCGGCCCGCGGGGGTGGGCACCGGCCGGGCGGGAGCCGCGCTGCAG cccccaggTCCTGCTGGACGAGGATTATTTCCTGGAGAGCGATGCCGGGGACCAGCCCATCTACGCCAACACGCTGGGCCCCGCCGAGGACATCTACATCATCGCTGagcagtga
- the GDF15 gene encoding growth/differentiation factor 15: MPSAAMPAAALTCLQLLLLLSAADCRPHTWDQDRFQLEAVKKEILERLGMPAPPAARRQLDQESIRRAQRLYRQRVAELAGNRSREEEEEEEAVPRSRRLHRLTPTLLRWPDIPQGHEDPQGHRDAQGHREPPGPYRYHLLLSRTADFHRQLRVVQAELKLLQRPLSPPGASVPPRVTISTLRGAEGTPQLLCSQELRRDSRSLDLTAAIQPWAEGPEAALRLELQFNTDISAALATSGGDTLVLEVETLEKAPRAARRARGLEEECGRSEGKCCLKSLKVSFQDIGWSDWVIAPNSYYMRFCEGSCPHNYKPASMHAQIKSRVHSLSKAAPPPCCVPAGYDPMVLMHLDSEGRLVSSLFEDMLVTRCHCA; the protein is encoded by the exons ATGCCGAGCGCAGCGATGCCCGCGGCCGCCCTcacctgcctgcagctcctgctgctcctctcggCCGCGGATTGCCGGCCCCACACGTGGGACCAGGACCGCTTCCAGCTGGAAGCCGTCAAAAAGGAGATCCTGGAGCGGCTGGGAATGCCGGctccccccgccgcccgccgccagcTGGACCAGGAGAGCATCCGGAGAGCGCAGCGGCTCTACCGGCAGAGAGTGGCGGAGCTGGCGGGGAACCGGAgccgggaggaggaggaggaggaggaagccgTGCCCAGGAGCCGGCGGCTGCACCGCCTGACCCCCACCT TGTTGCGCTGGCCGGACATCCCCCAGGGACACGAGGACCCTCAAGGCCACCGCGACGCCCAGGGACACCGGGAGCCCCCGGGTCCCTACCGCTACCACCTCCTGCTGTCCCGCACGGCGGATTTCCACCGGCAGCTCCGCGTGGTGCAGGCGGAGCTGAAGCTCCTGCAGCGGCCGCTGTCCCCTCCCGGCGCCTCGGTGCCACCGCGGGTCACCATCTCCACCCTGCGGGGGGCTGAGGGCACCCCCCAGCTCCtgtgcagccaggagctgcgGCGGGATTCCCGCAGCCTGGACCTGACAGcagccatccagccctgggcgGAGGGGCCCGAGGCCGCGCTGCGCCTGGAGCTGCAGTTCAACACCGACATCTCGGCTGCCCTGGCCACCTCCGGGGGCGACACGCTGGTGCTGGAGGTGGAAACCCTGGAGAAGGCACCTCGGGCGGccaggagagcccgggggctggaggaggagtGCGGGAGGAGCGAGGGGAAGTGCTGCCTGAAGTCGCTGAAGGTCTCCTTCCAGGACATCGGCTGGTCGGACTGGGTGATCGCCCCCAACAGCTACTACATGAGGTTCTGCGAGGGCTCCTGCCCCCACAACTACAAACCGGCCAGCATGCACGCCCAGATCAAATCCAGGGTGCACTCCCTGTCCAAGGCTGCGCCCCcgccctgctgtgtccctgctgggtACGACCCCATGGTGCTGATGCACCTGGACAGCGAGGGCAGGCTGGTGTCCAGCCTCTTCGAGGACATGCTGGTCACCAGGTGCCACTGTGCCTGA